The nucleotide sequence ATTGTGAATTCATGAATGCTGCAGTGCTCACTAGTTTCTCGCAGTAGCTGATGAAAAGATATCTGAGGCTATGGTGTGGAACTCCTGGAGCACACAAATTGATCTCTGGGCAACCCACTAATGAGAGACGCTCTAGCTGAGGTGCTGCCATCCATATCGTCGACACGGATTTCATACTCCCACAATACTTGATCCATAAATAACGGAGACATGAAAGAGAGCGTGACACCACAATTGACGCCATCTTTTCACATTTCTCGATTTCAACAGTCACGAGATTCGGAAAGGAATCCAACAAGGAGAAGGACGCAAGTGAATCACAGCTGCTACGTATGTCTAGTTCCTGAAGTGAGTGGTGTTGGCCATCCATTTGGAATTCTAATTCTCTACAACCCTCGATCCTCAACTCTTGTAGTGATGGGGGAATAGCACTCACTGGAAACCATATCTGGGAGGAACAATGTGAGATGCTTAAAGAAGTGAGGCAAGTCAGTTGCGTGTTGGTAATGGCCTCCACCACAGACCCCACTAGATGCtttcctgaaattgaaagagtGGTAATCGCAGGAGCCCTTGGAACACAACAACTCAGCTCATCGCACTTCTCAATCTGAAGTGATTGCAAAGATGATAGATGAATGGGCAAATCTCCTCTCAACGACGGACACTTCCTTATCGTAAGCTCCCTAAGTCGAGGAAATGCATTCAACACCATTGAACGCCACTCCTTCCAGCAAGGCATTGACTTAAACAAAAGAGTTTCAAGCTTTTGAAATGGTGGTGTCTCCACACAAGATTTATCGTTCTCGTAAAAGTAAAACTCAGCACCCACAATCCCCACactttcaaattttgaaatttgaaggtGCTTCAAAGAGGGCAATTGTCcaagtgaaggaagcatgcaacaATTCCTGCAACCATACAGTGTTATTGTGGTGATGTTGCGGTAGGAAGAATGTCCCAACCAATCTGGAAAGGTTGTACCCCTGTAACCAGAGATATATAACCCTTTCAAATTAGTATGAGGTCGTAACTTGTCAAGTATATCTCTTTCCATCTGGGAATCAACTGTATCCTCGTCTACTTCATCAAACGACCAACCCAACATCATAGAATCAATGCCATCCTTATCAGCCATTCTTGCCATCAAAGCTTCACCGCCGTTCACCACATTCTCCAATTCGACAATGGAAATGGATTGCTGTAGATTTGCAAGTGCTCCCAATTCTGTGACCTTGTTCTCGTCACACTTCCCAACAACATAGTGGCTTAAAAACTGCAAATTTTTCAACTTGCTCATGCCTTTTGGCATCTCATGCAACTGAGTCCCTCCAATATCAAGATGGCGCAAATTTACAAGGTCTTTCATGCCAACTGGTagcaatttcagatttctacacCGATACAACTTCAAGGTCTGCAAATTGTAGAGGTTACCCAATGACTCCGGCAATGTCACAATGTCGGTCTCGGACAGATCCAAGTAACGCAAATGAATCAACTCACCTATTGAATCAGGTACTGACTCTAGAGGAAAGCTTTTGAACGACAAGGCTCTCAAGTACTTCAAATGCGACAACAAGATACAAGGTGCGTTTTCCATGTTAAATGGGATCCACTCGTTCAAATTGATTGCAAGAAATGTCCTTGTATGTTTTATTCTGTCACAAACTCCCATCAGTTTTGAGATTGGATAATTGCCCTTAGCATTATGGGACAAATGACGAGTTTTAACATCAACCTCAACTGCATTCTCAAGCCCTTCCGCCCTAAAATAGAATTCTCCAGCAAACATCATTGCCAAATCATGCACGAGATCATGCATcacaaatttatttttcttattactATGAGGTTGCAAAAATGATCTCGCAACTAATTCGTCGAAATATTcatcaccaacttcttctaaagTGTTTTTCCCAACTGGTTGTAAAAAATTCTCAGCCATCCATAACAAGATGAGCTCATCTTTATCAAATTCATAATCTTTTGGATACAACGAGCAATAAACAAAGCACTCTTTCAAACATGAAGGAAGAAAGTAATAACTTATTCTTAAAGCCGGAACAACTTTTATCTTGTCATTGGAGAATTTCCATACCTCACTCTTCAATATATGATTCCAATACTCAACATCAGAATTTCCACGCAATAAGCCTCCGAGGGCTTGAGCTGCCAAGGGCAATCCATCACACTTCCTTACAATAGCTTTGCCGACTTCTTTCAGAGTTGAATTTTCCATAGACTCAGTTGAAAGACGTGCATGTTTTGAAAACACTAACCAACAATCTTCATCAGACAATAAACCTAGTTCATGAGGTGAAACAGTTTGCACCATAGAAGCCACCTTTTTACTTCTAGTGGTTATGAGAATTTTACTCCCCTTAATCCCATTCTTAAAAGGTTTTAGAAGCCTATTCCAATCTTCATAATCCTCATTCCATGCGTCATCTAAGACAACAAAGAATTTTTGTCTTGACAATCTTTCCTTTAAATCACGTTGAAGTAAATTCAAATCTTTCAAGTTACAGGAACTCGAAGTTATTGCCTCAATTATAGTCTTGGTAACCTTGATAACATCAAACTCTTCAGACACACAAACCCAACCTCGAAAATCAAAATTCTCCTTCACTTTTTCGTCATTGTAAACCAATTGGGCCAAAGTAGTCTTTCCTATTCCTCCCATGCCCACAATGGGAATCACAGATATATCACCATCCCCAGTGTCATCATCATCCAACAACAACTTCACTATGGCCTCCTTGTCTTTTTCCCTGCCATATATACTGGATCTTTCAACTAGAGATGTAGTGATCCTCCATGACATGTTCTCCTTAGGAATCTCTCTAAGACCAAGAGTGTCTTTTTGCTTCACAATAGACTCTATCCTCTCAATTATTTCTTCCATCCTGTTTGCTATCTCCCTATCTTGCAAATTGAGATAACGAGAGAAGAAGGTACCTGGATCCTTCTGAGTGGCGGCTTTGGTGAAGACTTCATCCAGCAAGTCATCAGCAACATACATAGCATCTTTGAGACTACCGAGCCAGTCCTTGACAGCTCTCTCCTTGATTTGCTTCTGCTCAGCATCAATGAGAAAGGCTTGAACAGAATAAAGAGTAGTCTTCAACCTTTCAAGCAGCTTCTGGGTAAGCTTCTTCCCTTTGATCCAGTTGGCAACTTCAGGCGAGGACATCCTgtcaaaaacaacattaaaaatggAAGACAGAACAGCTCCACCTACAAGTGCTGCAGCCATGTCTCTCAAGATCAAGTGATATCAGAGGGAAATGAGGAAGGGAAAAGGAAATGGATGTAGTTTGCAGTAAACTCAGTTAATCTCAAAAATAGTAAAGAAATAGATGCAGCAGGTGAAGTATATTATGCTCTGCTGATATTAACTTAAAGATGATTGGTCTTCAAGGCAAGTGGTACTAAAATTATTCATGGAAATACCCACTAGTTGGACAAAAGATGCCACTGATGATTTGTTTAATATAAGAGCTTGACTTCACCTACTCCAAAGaaacaattttattttaagaGGGTTTTTCCTTGGGATGCTTTCTTCCTCAAAAGCTGTTGGATGGTTCCTAAGaggatattttaatattatgctCTGCAATACGATGATGGATTCCTTCTGATCTTGTCCATTTTTTTTAATGCTCCCTACAACAGCTCTTTAAGTGCAAAATGTTTATGTTTATCAATGCTAAGTATCATCAATATCAATATCCACTTCTACATTTATTTATTTCTCACCTACCATTCACAGTTCTATATACCAAAAACAACTGTTATATACATAATGTTCTGTCTTACATGTGTGATTTTCCTTTtggtataaaaaataataaacaatgaAGTAAAAAAATATGTATCTTTTATACCATTAAAAAATAGTAcaatgcaaatttttttttttttaaatcactaTTCTCATTTTACTAGACAAATTATAGTGTTAATTCATGTCACATGCATATGCTCCCTTTTTAATTATAGTTTCAACATAAATCTGTTTTTTAAATAAGACGTTCCATttctattttgttaattatatgtaTAAAGATAAAACACAAAAACAATTTATTTACAATGTTGCACTCTTTCTGCACAGAATTTTGTTGTTGCCTGCCTTGGTTTAGATTATCTTATTGTGTGTCTGAACCAACAATCTTCAAAATATACTGAAAGCTGATTAATCTTTGTTAAGTTGGATTAATCCACTGTAGAGAATTTccaacatattttattttttatttttcttttttgggattaattgaaaataacaagAACTGAACTACTTTTACAAATCTCTTCATATAACATTGATCATTTACAGTTTACCCTTCACAGCAAATCCCTCCATCCCCAATATAATACAACAACAAATAtacacttttttattttcttgttcttcaGTGGAGCAATCCTATAATGAAAATTAAGCTGATACAAAAGTGATCAGAATCTGAGATGTTAACTATATTATGCCTCATGCAAGTATTCTTAACCAACCAAGCAACCTAAGAAGCATGGTATCCATAACTGGTGACCTTTTTCTCCAACTAACCCTGCTTGAAAAACAGATTCAAGATGGAGGTAGGAAAATCCAAGCAAAACAAGAACAAAACTCCAATAGTCTGTTTTCTTGCTGTTtccattttctacttttattttcagTGTTCTGCGTTTCTAGGATTCTGTGGGGAAAAAAATagaagattaaaataaaaaacaaagtcTTTAGAATATATGAAAATGTTTTATATTATCCTAATTGTACCTGAAAATAAGACAGTATCTTATATGATCTCTTAGGAGTAAGTTTACATTTTCTTATATTTCAGGAGTTTATATTTTTGTATGACAACAATTCATATCAATTTACACAACTTCATATTACTATCAGCCTGTGTTCTCTCAAACACATAATATCAAAAACGCTAAACTATATATCTTGATTCCATTATCTACTTTAGTATTGTGTACTAAAAGTCTTTGAGAAAAGATGCAGGTTACATAAGAGAGTGTTTTCTCCATATAAACAGATAAGACAAAGATTAATACATAATAGCACCCATGCTTCTGTCTGCAATTACTTTTACCCACCAATAATGATGCCATTTATTCATctcccatttttttttctttttttatttttaaaaacagTGAGCGCAAGTTTAATTGCTTGAAGTTTATACTAAACTTGATGTTAGAGAAAAGAGATATATCTGTGTTAGTAATAAGTTGAGACAGTTAATGGTTTGCTGCAATTTATGTTATTCGATACCAGTAAATTGACAGCAAAATGTATAtgcattttttttatcattagaaAAACTTTCACTCTTCATTCTTTCAATTTCCTCAATCTTCAGATTATTTGGTTGCTACTTGCTAATTTATCACAAAAGTTactttttattaaacttaacccTTTTTTAATAGTGGAGAACAAACACCATGACAAGAAGGCTAAGCTAGGACAAAAGCTATGGAACTTTAAACAAGTGTAGATTGCTATTGTTATCTTTTCTCTCCAAAAAAGTTGACTTCACACTTGACAAAGTAAAAGAAAGAATAACTTCAACACTTTAATCTTCATCAAGTAAATAAGATATTTTCATACCATTTATTAAACTAAGAAATTATGGTTTAAAAgtcagaaaaattaaaacataatatAACTATACCCAAAAAGATGGCAAATTTTTGCCACACATTCAGGTGATCAAGTATAATCATTttaagccaaaaaaaaaaaatctttactaCTTCCTACTAGTGATCAAGTGCATaaaagagaacaaagagaaaCATGGTTGTATACAACACCGAATATGCCGCAATTAATAAATAGAATCTAAACCACTTTTAGAAACCAAAAAACATTACTTGCATAGTGTCTAGTGATGGTTGTGTCACAAGAACATCTCCAGTATGACAACATCTTTCCATCTTACACTTAATCACACATTACTTACTGACATTCTGACATATGAACTTCTAAAAGGAAAGGAAATCGTCGAGCACAAATAGTGAGTGAAGAACATTTGTAATTCAAACTCAGAACAAATGGGGATCTCAGTGACCAACTGATCATGATATCAATTATCAGGTTCCTATATTGAGTTTCCCATATGAGCTGTATCCTTCAAGGCTATACCATACACTTGCGCCATGGTAGATTTTATCATCTTATCAACAGAACAAGTTGTCAGCAGCAAAAGTTACTTGGAAAAAGATACAAGAAAGAAATGATGCAATGCGAGTGCTTACTAGTTCAATGATTATACATCCTTGCATGCAGCGAAAGCAAGTCCTTGACTACAGAAGTTCTCTTTGTCTGCACAGGAAAACTATATGAGAATGTAAACCATGCATGTAAGGAATGATATGACACATTGACAGCACTAACAGCAGTAAGGAGTTAGAATATACCTTTACTTTGATCCTCTATGAAATGTTCCCTTTGTCGATACTGGATAAGTTCAGCTGTAGAATCAGCTTTTCAAATTCGAGTTACTCTACATAACTGTAAGGATACTCAGATGAAGTCGAAGAGTATTATGAAGGCTACAAGGAATAGACAATTTTTTTCTCaggcattttttttttttggtcagatTTTCTCAGGCATTAACTAAAATTTTTGCTATCGAATTTCAGGCCGGACTGCCCTTCTTTATAGCTGTCTTCTAGGGATTCTTCCCTGTTTAATTGATTTTGGGTACATTAatatgatgacaaacatttatTATATTGGGTTAAAAGACTAAATGTGGTTTAATGTGTATGTAAGAATTACAGGCCCAATACTTCATCTCTCAGCCCACATCATGAATAATCAGAAAACATGGATTAAACGCACTAAATATatgtacaataataataataataataataataataataataataataataataataataataataataataataataataataataataataataataataataataataatNNNNNNNNNNNNNNNNNNNNNNNNNNNNNNNNNNNNNNNNNNNNNNNNNNNNNNNNNNNNNNNNNNNNNNNNNNNNNNNNNNNNNNNNNNNNNNNNNNNNNNNNNNNNNNNNNNNNNNATTTTTTGGACTGGAATTTTCTGCCAGTTTTTGTCCGATTTATTTTGACAAAGAGATTGTAATTCTAGTTGCGATGTACATTTTGATATCTTGTCTTCTGATCTACTTGTAGCTGTTAAATTAGGGTTACAATTTATAATGCCCTCTTTTACTcatctatctatctattctattatataaaaattaaatttctgcaTTTAATGATAAAGTTGACATGACATGCTTTTAAGTGTGTttctcaatttatttttttaattctttgaaTACAATTCATTacgataaattaattatatcaactaattaatttgattagatatttaaatatcacacaaTTTATTATAATGTATATCAATCAATTAACTGTAATTGAGTCCCGCTAGGAAGACAATGAAATATctatacaatatgtacaataggCTGTTTATTTGGCCCAATATGTATTAAAAATGTAAATTAAATATCATTATTCCTAATTTTTAGTTGCTTTTTATGGTATCTATCCCAATTTACTCCAAATTCTTTCACATTAACCATTCATCACTGGTGCGAAATTTCTAACctcaaactaaccggcaagtgcaccgagttgtaccaagtaatacctcaggtgagtgagggtcgatcccacgaaaatTGATGGACTAAACAACGatggttaaatgatttacttagttagacaaacagaaaagagtgttttggtgttcaaaagcattaaacagtaaattcagaaaattaataaagcaagcagtaaataagttgtgaataatatatggagaaaacagttaaggtttcagagttatctatttttcggattgacttttcttactaactattttaatcatgcaagatttaattcatggcaaactatatgtgactaaaccttaattccttagacctttctagtctcctctaactctcattaactgccaattccttgatcaattaattccaattagagggtgaagtttaattctagttattatgccacaaaaatcctaattatccaaatataagaggattatatgtcacgtatcccgttaagtccagataattagaatttaggagaaattgttttcaagctattattcaagtaaagagcttttccaagttatacaagaactcaattagaaagagggtcatacttccgttccacccaaattcataagataaagaacgaaaataattcttaaattataaatctgtacatgaattaaaatagaaaagtaatagaatcaattcatacaaatagacagagctcctaaccttaacaatagaggtttagttgctcatggttcagagtgaaaaactaggattctggtaaactgtaaattgggctgaggtggaataaTTCCCAAAaaagaagtttcttttctcttttatatctaatcctaattaatttaaaaatctaatttctaaaactaaaataatatcttttcctattttaaagataaaaataaagtttaaatcagaattaattaaataatcagcaAGTCTTCAATTAATGGATGGGGCCACTTGCTTCGTAGGATCCATGCCTAACTTGGAAAATAACGGGGAGTGTTCCCCTGAGTCCTCCATTccatagcctctaatct is from Arachis ipaensis cultivar K30076 chromosome B01, Araip1.1, whole genome shotgun sequence and encodes:
- the LOC107606061 gene encoding putative disease resistance RPP13-like protein 1 translates to MAAALVGGAVLSSIFNVVFDRMSSPEVANWIKGKKLTQKLLERLKTTLYSVQAFLIDAEQKQIKERAVKDWLGSLKDAMYVADDLLDEVFTKAATQKDPGTFFSRYLNLQDREIANRMEEIIERIESIVKQKDTLGLREIPKENMSWRITTSLVERSSIYGREKDKEAIVKLLLDDDDTGDGDISVIPIVGMGGIGKTTLAQLVYNDEKVKENFDFRGWVCVSEEFDVIKVTKTIIEAITSSSCNLKDLNLLQRDLKERLSRQKFFVVLDDAWNEDYEDWNRLLKPFKNGIKGSKILITTRSKKVASMVQTVSPHELGLLSDEDCWLVFSKHARLSTESMENSTLKEVGKAIVRKCDGLPLAAQALGGLLRGNSDVEYWNHILKSEVWKFSNDKIKVVPALRISYYFLPSCLKECFVYCSLYPKDYEFDKDELILLWMAENFLQPVGKNTLEEVGDEYFDELVARSFLQPHSNKKNKFVMHDLVHDLAMMFAGEFYFRAEGLENAVEVDVKTRHLSHNAKGNYPISKLMGVCDRIKHTRTFLAINLNEWIPFNMENAPCILLSHLKYLRALSFKSFPLESVPDSIGELIHLRYLDLSETDIVTLPESLGNLYNLQTLKLYRCRNLKLLPVGMKDLVNLRHLDIGGTQLHEMPKGMSKLKNLQFLSHYVVGKCDENKVTELGALANLQQSISIVELENVVNGGEALMARMADKDGIDSMMLGWSFDEVDEDTVDSQMERDILDKLRPHTNLKGLYISGYRGTTFPDWLGHSSYRNITTITLYGCRNCCMLPSLGQLPSLKHLQISKFESVGIVGAEFYFYENDKSCVETPPFQKLETLLFKSMPCWKEWRSMVLNAFPRLRELTIRKCPSLRGDLPIHLSSLQSLQIEKCDELSCCVPRAPAITTLSISGKHLVGSVVEAITNTQLTCLTSLSISHCSSQIWFPVSAIPPSLQELRIEGCRELEFQMDGQHHSLQELDIRSSCDSLASFSLLDSFPNLVTVEIEKCEKMASIVVSRSLSCLRYLWIKYCGSMKSVSTIWMAAPQLERLSLVGCPEINLCAPGVPHHSLRYLFISYCEKLVSTAAFMNSQFQGLIHLWIEGECESVKCLPKEGWLPASLESLTLSGLSVETLECNRLAHLTSLHELSIYECPKLENMEGEKLPASLKQLYIIGSPLLGKRCEMKDPQLWPKISHIPAIRVDDRWIW